From one Acipenser ruthenus chromosome 21, fAciRut3.2 maternal haplotype, whole genome shotgun sequence genomic stretch:
- the LOC117427893 gene encoding dmX-like protein 2 isoform X1, with amino-acid sequence MHLHQVLTGAVNPGDSCYSVGSVNDIPFTAYGSGCDIVILASDFECVQIIPGAKHGNIQVSCVECSHQLGRIAASYGNTVCIFEPVATNPHKRNNQLNYQWQKTGQFFLNSMTYNLAWDPQGNRILTATDQLQLWAPPSGDILLEEDDSQAADDRLPPVLNDWKYVWQCKTAVSVHIMKWSSDGEYFATAGKDDCLLKVWYPTTGWKSAVVIPDLPDRKSDAVHFSFVYLAHPRTVTGFSWRKTSKYMPRGSVCNVLLTSCQDGVCRLWSETLLPEDSLLGGQITESSTSSSSSLPHLGNQKDKIQHALETIHHFKHLRRGRRRSSALVAHTDLLPSQLGSHDVHRQISHHANALCHFHIAASISPSTAIPPALAGTAFTSDEGNGGFVVHWLNNKDLSFTSAMDLFMQQLRKISEQQVEQGCEDLDQDILQKFDPELEDVSDNGSSEHEEEQEGSPKASSPGSSASVPLPTVLLDRKMEALVNEWNRNPDMLFTIHPVDGSFLVWHVKYLDEYIPGIFRQVQVAFSSRIPVAFPTGDANSLSKNIMVYACTFTEKDSSDSGQQKKKIKSIPHSASETDVLGSGTGHSVVPVISPAVMMVSKHIDGSLNQWAVTFADKSTFSSVLTVSHKFRYCGHRFHLNDLACHTVLPLLLTSSHHNALLTPESENEWDSEKVKQKLQPLKPQKGFSRKQLKNAATRTFHDPNAIYSELILWRVDHIGPLSCTGGVSELARINSLHTSAFSNVAWLPTLIPSHCLGTYCNSASACFVASDGKNLRLYQAVVDARKLLDELSDPEISKLVGEAFNIVSQQSTARPGCIIELDVITNQCGSTTQLLHVFQEDFILGYKPQDETEAYEDLESSSFQTEQGYRPPLFSETFFLVVIAKDSNRRSVLQMWHLHLKSVQACSSNTTPEQTFENKLTVPQQNNAESSPDSSPGQSPLPRSSSTANLQSASKLILSSKLVYSQPLDLPNDVEVIRATPSAGHLSSSSIYPICLAPYLIVTTCSDSKIRFWHCIVEIDPSYEDPEEGRTYRWEPWSLMNEEDDSNSAVCVPGRPVAVSCSYTGRLAVAFKQLKQSNGCISKEFSMHVSIFECESTGGSEWVLEQTIHLDDLANVGNALDPRVSVDSNLCVYSKSDLYLNKDHHLTPNIKHFVHLDWLSKEDGSHILTVGVGSSILMYGRISGIVNEQTSSKDGVAVITLPLGGSIKQGIKSKWILLRSVDLVSSVDGTPSLPVSLSWVRDGILVIGMDCEMHVYAQWKQDKKRSGETESDSPSSSENIAGQVDSRGFDTKACAMKHSVFDGPATAGDAFAAPTVLQDGGLFEAAHSLSPTLPQYHPTQLLELMDLGKVRRAKAILSHLVKCIAGEVAIVRDTEAGEGGARRHLSRTISVSGSTAKDTIIAGRDGVRDYTEIDSIPPLPLYALLSADLDTSYKIADESGKVRKGSESQRKLSGDQYEDLFQVQAVTTDDFVSFATEKRESKSRVINLSQYGLTYFGPEHARVLSSHLMHSSLPGLTRLEQMFLVALADTVATTSTEVGGSREKSCTGGETIDECGLRYLLAMRLHTCLLTSLPPLYRLQLLHQGVSTCHFAWAFHSEAEDEMLNMIPAMQRGDPQWPELRAMGVGWWVRNINTLRRTIEKVAKTAFQRKNDPLDAALFYLAIKKKAVLWGLFRSQHDDKMTQFFSHNFNEDRWRKAALKNAFSLLGKQRFEQAAAFFLLAGSLKDAIEVCLEKMEDIQLAMVVSRLYESDYETSPSYKGILNERVLGCLKDGTGFICSKLHPDPFLRSMSFWIMKDYTRALDTLLEQIPKEDDENPDVIVKSCNPVVFSFYNYLRTHPLLIRRHFASPEGSLATVGLTAEKSNADEINLIERKLFFTTANAHFKVGCPVLALEVLSKIPKVFKKTGSSLSKDTNVIASQPLENGGGASDLDWSQTGAASSTLDWGSSGEAATAVDWSQPLIKLEDDGLQLDWENDKDDDEEDEDDVGLTMKDSKSDEKITKRKDESSPGSEKPPGLKRGDSALESEVDVIAEQLKFRACLKILMTELRTLATGYEVDGGKLRFQLYNWLEKEIWALHQICNYKVEGKDSTNELDKWKDSDSMELEGADDKSDAGSYERHQLERRRLQAKQEHAERRKGWLRKNQALLRVFLSYCSLHGAQGGGVASVRMELIFLLQESQQETTVKQLQSPLPLPTTLPLLSASIAATKTVIANPVLHLSNHIHDIMYTMLQMDSPPHPNIHDDKTYTLHTQAASLSACIYQALCDSHSYSSQTETSQFTGMIYQGLLLSERRRLRTESIEEHATPSSLPAQWPGVASLINLLKSAQDEDRPKLNVLLCEAVVAVYLSLLIHGLATHSSNELFRLAAHPLNNRMWAAVFGGGAKLIVKPKRSPEIAPAPPARTEEIDKHRRRFNMRMLVPGRPVKETVVPPPVPAERPTYKEKFVPPELSMWDYFVAKPFLPLSDSGALYDSDESLPSDDEDDDDAFLSDTQIMEHSDPNSYSWALLRLVLVKLALHNVKNFFPVAGLEFSELPVTSPLGNAVIKTLENWEQILLEKINKFDGPPPNYINTYPSDISAGGGPAILRHKAMLEPDNTPFKAKHYLAFPVKRLWHFLVKQDVLQDTFIRYIFTKKRKQSESLEDHVDQLKQNCIAEDGKTSKVEADLGYPGGKAKIIHKESDIIMAFAVNKASNNEIVLASTHDVQEIDASALLAAQPYTWIGEEFDKESRSSDDLDHRSSHTNIAQASAPPFAPSQMPASASMPWLGSGQTSTGANVIMKRNLNNVKRMTSHPVYQYYLTGAQDGSVRMFEWGRPQQLICFRQAGNARVTRLYFNSQGNKCGVADGEGFLSLWQVNQTASNPKPYLSWQCHSKATSDFAFLTSSSLIATTGQSSDNRNVCLWDTLVSPNNSLVHAFPCHDSGATVLQYAPKQQLIISGGRKGFICIFDIRQRQLLHTFQAHDSAVKALAMDSTEDYFITGSAEGNMKVWRLTGHGLIYSFTNEHAKQSIFRNIGAGVVKIETGPGNRIFTCGADGTLKMRVLPDRYNVPASIFDIL; translated from the exons ATGCATCTTCACCAGGTGCTGACCGGAGCTGTCAATCCGGGAGACAGCTGTTATTCTGTCGGTAGCGTCAATGACATTCCTTTCACG GCATATGGCTCAGGATGTGATATTGTCATTTTGGCAAGTGACTTTGAGTGTGTTCAGATCATTCCCGGTGCTAAACATGGAAACATTCAAGTGAGCTGCGTGGAGTGTTCACATCAGCTGGGAAGG ATTGCAGCCTCCTATGGGAATACAGTGTGCATTTTTGAACCAGTTGCTACAAATCCCCACAAAAGAAACAAT CAGCTAAATTATCAATGGCAAAAGACAGGACAATTTTTCCTCAATTCTATGACCTACAATTTGGCATGGGACCCACAAG GTAACCGGATATTAACAGCAACAGACCAACTGCAGCTATGGGCGCCGCCATCTGGTGATATTCTTTTGGAGGAGGATGATAGTCAAGCTGCAGATGATAGATTACCACCAGTCTTAAATGACTGGAAATATGTCTGGCAGTGCAA GACTGCAGTATCTGTTCATATTATGAAGTGGTCCTCTGATGGTGAATACTTTGCAACAGCGGGGAAG GATGACTGTCTATTGAAGGTGTGGTATCCAACCACAGGCTGGAAGTCTGCTGTTGTAATCCCGGATCTCCCTGACAGAAAATCAGACGCTGTCCATTTCTCCTTTGTGTACCTGGCACATCCTCGGACTGTGACAGGCTTTTCATGGCGAAAGACCAGCAAATACATGCCTAG AGGGTCTGTGTGCAATGTGCTGCTTACTTCGTGTCAGGATGGGGTCTGTCGGCTCTGGTCCGAAACCTTGTTACCGGAGGACAGTCTTCTTGGTGGCCAAATCACTGAAAGCAGCACTAGCTCCAGCAGCAGCCTTCCTCATCTCGGAAATCAGAAGGATAAGATACAGCATGCTCTGGAG ACAATTCACCACTTTAAACATCTGAGAAGAGGTCGGAGGAGATCTTCAGCTCTGGTCGCCCACACAGACCTGTTGCCAAGCCAGCTTGGTTCACATGATGTGCACAGGCAGATTTCTCACCATGCTAATGCACTCTGCCATTTTCACATTGCAGCAAGTATCAGCCCTAGCACAG ctATTCCACCTGCTTTGGCTGGGACAGCTTTCACATCTGATGAAGGAAATGGAGGCTTTGTTGTTCATTGGCTTAACAATAAGGATCTCAGCTTTACATCTGCCATGGATTTGTTTATGCAGCAACTAAGAAAGATCTCTGAGCAGCAGGTGGAACAAGGATGTGAAGACCTTGATCAAGACATTTTACAGAAGTTTGATCCTG AACTGGAAGATGTTTCGGATAACGGGTCATCCGAGCATGAAGAAGAACAAGAAGGAAGTCCCAAGGCATCGTCCCCTGGCTCCAGTGCTAGTGTGCCACTCCCCACAGTGCTGCTTGATCGGAAAATGGAGGCACTTGTTAATGAGTGGAACAGGAACCCGGATATGCTTTTTACAATTCATCCTGTAGACGGCTCATTTTTAGTGTGGCATGTAAAATATTTAGATGAATACATCCCAGGAATCTTCAGACAGGTCCAG gtTGCATTTTCTTCTCGCATTCCAGTAGCTTTTCCCACTGGAGATGCTAACTCGCTCAGTAAAAACATCATGGTGTATGCTTGTACATTTACTGAAAAAGATTCAAGTGATTCTGGGCAACAGAAGAAGAAAATTAAAAGCATTCCTCATAGTGCATCAGAAACAGATGTACTTGGCTCTGGAACTGGCCATTCAGTGGTGCCTGTCATTAGTCCTGCAGTAATGATGGTGTCAAAACACATAGATGGATCCCTGAACCAGTGGGCTGTTACTTTTGCAGACAAGTCTACCTTCTCATCAGTATTGACTGTCTCTCACAAATTTAGATATTGTGGACATCGCTTCCATCTTAATGACTTGGCCTGTCATACTGTACTTCCATTGTTGCTGACTTCTTCACATCATAATGCTTTGTTAACTCCTGAGTCAGAGAACGAATGGGACTCTGAAAAAGTGAAGCAAAAACTACAGCCCTTGAAACCTCAGAAGGGTTTCTCGAGAAAGCAGCTGAAAAATGCAGCAACTCGAACATTTCATGACCCCAATGCAATCTACAGTGAGCTGATTCTCTGGCGTGTGGATCACATAGGACCCTTATCATGCACAGGAGGGGTGTCTGAGTTGGCACGAATTAACTCTCTACATACTTCAGCCTTTTCTAATGTCGCTTGGCTTCCAACACTGATACCAAGCCACTGTCTTG GAACTTACTGCAATTCTGCAAGTGCTTGCTTTGTGGCTTCCGATGGCAAGAACCTTCGGCTGTACCAAGCTGTGGTTGATGCTCGAAAACTTTTAGATGAACTTTCGGATCCAGAGATATCT aaacTTGTTGGTGAGGCCTTTAATATTGTCAGCCAGCAGTCTACAGCTCGTCCCGGTTGTATTATTGAACTTGATGTCATTACAAACCAG tgtgGCTCAACCACGCAACTTCTTCATGTCTTTCAAGAGGATTTCATCTTGGGTTATAAACCACAAGATGAGACTGAAGCTTATGAGGATCTGGAATCTTCCAGTTTTCAGACAGAACAAG GGTACCGCCCTCCACTATTTTCAGAAACGTTTTTTCTTGTGGTAATTGCAAAGGACAGCAATAGACGTTCTGTTCTTCAAATGTGGCATCTCCATTTAAAATCTGTGCAGGCTTGTTCCA GTAATACGACACCTGAGCAGACATTTGAGAACAAGCTCACTGTTCCACAGCAAAACAATGCAGAGTCTTCTCCAGATTCCTCCCCCGGCCAAAGCCCTCTTCCACGCTCTTCTTCAACAGCTAATCTCCAGTCTGCCAGCAAGCTCATCCTGAGTTCCAAATTAGTATACAGCCAACCGCTGGATCTTCCCAATGACGTCGAAGTTATCCGTGCAACACCTTCAGCAG ggcaTCTTAGCTCCTCGTCAATTTACCCAATCTGTCTCGCTCCCTATTTAATAGTGACAACCTGCTCCGACAGTAAGATCAGGTTCTGGCACTGCATTGTGGAAATTGATCCAAGTTATGAAGATCCTGAAGAAGGGCGCACTTACCGATGGGAACCATGGTCTTTAATGAATGAAGAAGATGACAGcaacagtgctgtgtgtgttcctgGGAGGCCAGTGGCTGTCAGCTGTTCTTATACTGGTCGCCTTGCAGTTGCTTTTAAACAGCTAAAGCAAAGCAATGGTTGTATATCGAAAGAGTTCTCAATGCACGTGTCTATATTTGAATGCGAGTCAACGGGAGGATCTGAGTGGGTGTTAGAGCAGACTATTCACTTAGATGATTTAGCAAATGTGGGAAATGCCCTGGACCCCAGGGTCAGTGTTGACAGTAACTTGTGTGTATATAGCAAGTCAGATTTGTACCTTAACAAAGACCATCACCTGACtccaaatataaaacattttgttcACCTTGATTGGTTATCCAAAGAAGACGGCTCACACATACTGACTGTGGGGGTCGGATCCAGCATATTGATGTATGGCAGAATTTCTGGCATTGTAAATGAACAAACCAGCAGCAAGGATGGTGTTGCTGTCATTACTCTACCACTAGGTGGAAGCATTAAGCAAGGAATAAAATCCAAGTGGATCCTTCTGAGATCAGTGGACTTGGTATCCTCAGTGGATGGCACACCTTCCTTACCAGTGTCACTGTCTTGGGTAAGGGATGGAATACTAGTAATAGGAATGGACTGCGAAATGCATGTCTATGCTCAGTGGAAACAAGACAAGAAACGCTCTGGTGAAACTGAGAGTGACAGTCCATCGTCTTCTGAAAACATAGCAGGCCAAGTCGACTCAAGAGGATTTGACACAAAAGCCTGTGCAATGAAGCACAGTGTTTTTGATGGACCTGCTACTGCAGGTGATGCTTTCGCAGCTCCTACTGTTCTTCAAGATGGGGGTCTGTTTGAAGCTGCACATTCTCTTTCACCTACTCTTCCCCAGTACCATCCCACTCAACTCTTGGAGCTCATGGACTTAGGGAAAGTTCGCAGAGCAAAAGCCATTCTTTCTCATTTGGTGAAATGCATTGCTGGCGAGGTGGCGATTGTGAGAGATACAGAGGCAGGAGAAGGAGGAGCCAGGCGACACCTTTCTCGGACCATCAGTGTAAGTGGCAGTACAGCAAAGGACACAATCATAGCTGGAAGAGATGGTGTCCGTGACTACACTGAAATTGACTCAATTCCGCCATTGCCATTATATGCCTTGCTGTCTGCTGACTTGGACACATCCTATAAAATTGCAGACGAAAGTGGGAAAGTGCGCAAAGGCTCCGAGAGTCAACGAAAGCTATCGGGAGATCAATACGAAGACCTGTTTCAGGTTCAAGCTGTAACCACTGATGACTTTGTTAGCTTTGCTACTGAAAAAAGAGAAAGTAAATCCAGAGTTATTAATTTGTCACAATATGGCCTGACATACTTTGGCCCAGAGCATGCTCGAGTTTTATCAAGCCATCTGATGCATTCTAGTTTACCAGGGCTAACTCGCCTTGAGCAGATGTTTCTGGTCGCATTGGCTGACACTGTGGCTACAACAAGCACTGAAGTTGGCGGAAGCAGAGAAAAAAGTTGTACAG GAGGGGAAACGATTGATGAATGTGGTCTCCGGTATTTGCTAGCCATGCGCTTGCATACATGTTTGCTGACATCACTACCCCCTTTATACCGCTTGCAGCTGTTACACCAAG GTGTTTCTACCTGTCATTTTGCTTGGGCTTTTCACTCTGAGGCAGAAGATGAAATGCTGAATATGATCCCAGCAATGCAAAGAGGAGATCCACAGTGGCCTGAGTTGCGAGCCATGGGAGTTGGCTGGTGGGTTCGAAATATAAATACACTACGAAGGACCATTGAGAAG GTTGCGAAAACTGCATTTCAAAGGAAAAATGATCCATTAGATGCTGCCTTGTTTTATCTCGCTATAAAGAAGAAAGCGGTTCTTTGGGGGCTGTTTAG GTCTCAGCATGACGATAAGATGACACAGTTTTTCAGCCACAACTTCAATGAAGATAGATGGCgcaaagcagctttaaaaaatGCCTTTTCTTTACTGGGAAAACAGCGCTTTGAGCAGGCTGCAGCCTTCTTTTTACTGGCTGGCTCTTTGAAAGATGCtattgag GTTTGTCTTGAGAAAATGGAAGACATACAGCTAGCCATGGTTGTTTCACGTCTGTACGAGTCGGATTATGAAACATCCCCCTCCTACAAGGGTATCCTCAATGAGAGGGTACTAGGTTGTTTAAAAGATGGTACTGGCTTCATCTGCAGTAAACTACACCCTGATCCTTTCCTGCGCAGTATGTCATTCTGGATAATGAAAGACTACACAAGGGCACTGGATACATTATTAGAACAGATTCCAAAGGAAGATGATGAAAATCCAG ATGTGATTGTGAAATCTTGCAACCCAGTTGTCTTCAGTTTCTACAATTATTTACGAACCCATCCTCTACTGATCCGAAGACACTTTGCATCACCAGAAGGGTCATTGGCCACCGTAGGACTTACAGCTGAGAAAAGCAATGCCGATGAAATCAATCTTATTGAGAGAAAACTATTCTTTACAACTGCAAATGCTCACTTTAAGGTTGGTTGCCCTGTACTGGCCCTTGAGGTCCTTTCTAAAATACCAAAAGTCTTTAAAAAGACAGGATCCTCCCTAAGCAAAGACACAAATGTTATTGCATCACAGCCACTAGAAAATGGTGGAGGAGCTAGTGACTTGGATTGGTCACAGACTGGGGCAGCATCCTCTACTCTAGACTGGGGAAGCAGTGGTGAAGCTGCTACTGCTGTTGACTGGAGCCAACCTCTCATTAAATTGGAAGACGATGGATTGCAGCTCGATTGGGAAAATGACaaagatgatgatgaggaggatgaggatgatgtTGGTTTAACCATGAAGGATTCCAAATCGGATGAAAAGATTACAAAACGGAAAGACGAGTCAAGCCCAGGGTCAGAAAAACCTCCAGGTCTAAAAAGGGGTGATTCTGCCTTAGAATCTGAGGTTGATGTCATTGCAGAACAGCTGAAATTCAGAGCATGTTTGAAAATACTGATGACTGAGCTAAGGACATTGGCTACAGGTTATGAGGTGGACGGAGGGAAGCTCAGGTTTCAACTTTACAACTGGTTAGAAAAGGAGATCTGGGCACTGCATCAAATCTGTAACTATAAAGTAGAAGGGAAGGATTCCACAAATGAACTGGACAAATGGAAAGACAGTGATTCAATGGAGCTGGAAGGTGCTGACGACAAGTCTGATGCTGGGTCGTACGAACGTCACCAATTAGAGCGTCGGAGGTTACAAGCAAAGCAAGAACATGCTGAAAGGCGCAAGGGGTGGCTGAGAAAGAATCAGGCACTCCTCCGAGTGTTTCTGAGTTACTGTAGCTTACATGGTGCACAGGGAGGTGGTGTTGCATCAGTAAGAATGGAACTCATCTTTCTGTTGCAAGAGTCACAGCAG GAAACCACAGTGAAGCAGCTTCAGTCTCCTCTTCCATTGCCAACAACACTGCCTTTACTTTCTGCAAGCATAGCTGCAACCAAGACAGTCATTGCCAACCCAGTTTTGCACCTGAGTAACCATATCCATGACATTATGTATACTATGCTTCAGATGGACTCTCCACCTCATCCAAACATTCACGATGACAAG ACTTACACATTACACACTCAGGCAGCCTCACTTTCTGCTTGCATCTATCAAGCACTCTGTGATAGTCACAGCTACAG CAGTCAGACAGAAACAAGTCAGTTCACAGGAATGATTTATCAAGGCTTATTATTAAGTGAAAGACGGAGATTACGGACGGAAAGCATCGAGGAACATGCAACACCAAGCTCTCTTCCTGCCCAGTGGCCAG GTGTCGCATCACTCATTAACCTTTTAAAGTCCGCTCAGGATGAGGATCGGCCCAAGCTGAATGTATTGTTATGTGAAGCAGTTGTGGCTGTCTACCTCAGTCTGTTGATCCATGGCCTTGCCACCCATTCAAGCAATGAACTTTTTCGATTAGCTGCCCATCCTCTGAATAATAGAATGTGGGCGGCAGTGTTTGGCGGAGGAGCAAAACTGATAGTAAAGCCTAAAAGGTCACCAGAAATTGCACCAG ctcctcctgCTCGCACAGAAGAAATTGATAAGCATCGTCGTAGATTCAATATGAGAATGCTAGTGCCTGGCAGGCCAGTGAAAGAAACTGTGGTTCCTCCACCTGTACCTGCAGAGAGGCCAACCTACAAAGAGAAGTTTGTCCCCCCAGAACTCAGCATGTGGGATTACTTTGTAGCAAAA CCATTTCTTCCTCTATCTGATAGCGGTGCTTTGTATGATTCCGATGAAAGTCTTCCAagtgatgatgaggatgatgacgATGCCTTCCTTTCCGACACTCAAATAATGGAGCACTCGGATCCTAATTCATACAG TTGGGCACTGTTGCGATTAGTACTGGTCAAGTTGGCGCTACACAATGTGAAGAATTTCTTTCCTGTTGCAGGACTGGAGTTTTCAG AACTTCCTGTAACCTCACCTTTGGGCAATGCTGTTATAAAAACTTTGGAAAACTGGGAGCAGATTCTTCTTGAAAAAATTAACAAGTTTGACGGCCCTCCACCAAATTACATAAACACCTATCCAAGTGACATCAGTGCTGGAGGGGGACCAGCGATATTAAGACACAAAGCCATGCTTGAGCCAGACAACACCCCTTTCAA GGCTAAGCATTATTTAGCTTTTCCTGTTAAACGGCTGTGGCATTTCCTTGTGAAACAAGACGTTCTTCAAGACACATTTATTCGCTACATTTTCACCAAAAAGAGGAAGCAGAGTGAG TCATTAGAAGACCATGTGGACCAACTCAAACAAAACTGCATAGCAGAAGATGGCAAAACCAGCAAG GTGGAGGCAGACCTTGGTTATCCAGGTGGAAAAGCTAAAATCATTCACAAGGAATCCGATATTATAATGGCCTTTGCAGTCAAtaag GCCAGTAATAATGAAATTGTGCTAGCTTCTACACATGATGTGCAGGAAATTGATGCCTCTGCTCTTTTAGCTGCGCAACCATACACCTGGATTGGAGAAGAGTTTGACAAAGAGTCCAGAAG CTCTGATGATCTTGATCATCGCTCCTCCCATACAAACATTGCCCAGGCAAGTGCACCTCCATTTGCACCCAGTCAGATGCCTGCGTCTGCATCGATGCCCTGGTTAGGCAGTGGGCAAACAAGCACAGGCGCTAATGTG ATCATGAAAAGAAACTTGAATAATGTGAAAAGAATGACATCACATCCAGTTTACCAGTACT atttaacTGGAGCCCAGGATGGAAGCGTACGGATGTTTGAATGGGGTCGTCCACAGCAACTTATATGTTTTCGCCAAGCTGGCAATGCTAGGGTTACACGATTGTACTTCAATTCCCAAGGCAACAAG tgTGGGGTTGCGGACGGAGAAGGGTTTTTGAGCCTTTGGCAGGTTAACCAAACTGCATCTAATCCGAAACCTTATTTG AGCTGGCAGTGTCACAGTAAAGCCACAAGTGACTTTGCCTTCCTCACCTCCTCCAGCCTCATAGCCACAACCGGACAATCCAGTGACAACAg AAATGTGTGTTTATGGGATACTCTGGTTTCACCAAATAATAGTCTGGTACATG ctttCCCCTGTCACGACAGTGGGGCCACAGTACTTCAGTATGCACCCAAGCAGCAGCTCATCATCTCTGGAGGCAGGAAAGGCTTCATCTGCATTTTTGACATCAGACAGAGACAGCTGCTTCATACCTTTCAAGCACATGATTCTGCTGTTAAAGCTCTCGCAATGGACTCCACTGAGGACTACTTTATTACTGGCTCCGCAGAAGGAAACATGAAG